From the Anguilla anguilla isolate fAngAng1 chromosome 8, fAngAng1.pri, whole genome shotgun sequence genome, one window contains:
- the LOC118234392 gene encoding uncharacterized protein LOC118234392 yields the protein MEALVKQLVETNIAQQAMHRELLEEQRQQTALLRAELSQLTAAHAAVAAGAAVSHPKPSMFLLKLTEADDIEAYLQAFERTAAREKWPQAQWASLLAPFLSGAAQKTYQDLTAEQATHYEGLKKEILRRYGYTLIGRAQRFHDWTYDATASPRSQMHDLIRLTKSWLTAEPLTTTPLEKVVIDKFLRSLPFEAKKLASQANPQSADQLVELVEGQQVALEVLRSGRPLKAEPSTRPKERKRTEDQAWTTTRDGGTPMVSSPRRRPFLNTDGRKCYGCGEPGHIAWSCPNRDVQMPSASASEVATGRPCGLLMTCWAEESSPTPVTPVRANGKDTTALLDSGSMVTLIRPDYAQSPNLTDTVAITCIHGETKNYPTTLLHLQTTKGQHTGPAGVVPNLPVPVLIGRDSPMFRPLWASMSGDVGRRGNQKGGGSRRGGRDTRRGDSQMCGFQEVDPQASTEPLSEDDAGDARLEEGEESLDSIFPMDHEVAPEPASLMGRFGTAQLEDSNLASALQQVTVVDGKPIEGVSQITYPHFSIKKKLLYQVVKKNDECLELLLVPRPFVQTVLQLAHSHLLGAHLGVEKTLDRIKARFYWPGAKRAVEDYCRSCPECQQVAPKPHFRSPLIPLPILSVPFSRIAMDLIGPLPKSSRGHQYILVILDYATRYPEAIPLRTMATKGIARELVMLFSRVGIPDEILTDQGTPFMSRIMKDLCKLMKITQLRTSVYHPQTDGLVERFNRTLKQMLKKVMEADGRNWDQLLPYLMFSIREVPQASTSFSPFELLYGRRPRGLLDVAKEAWEQQPSPHRTMVEHVEDMRDQACGGATGGAAEPSTEARAEGVGRPEPGCVLQ from the exons ATGGAAGCCTTAGTGAAGCAACTAGTGGAGACCAACATAGCGCAGCAGGCTATGCATCGGGAGTTGCTGGAGGAACAGCGTCAGCAGACCGCTCTCCTGCGagctgaactcagccagctaacAGCCGCCCATGCTGCCGTGGCTGCAGGCGCAGCAGTCTCCCATCCTAAACCCAGTATGTTTCTGCTGAAACTAACAGAAGCTGATGACATCGAGGCTTACCTCCAAGCCTTTGAGAGGACGGCGGCTAGGGAGAAATGGCCCCAGGCGCAATGGGCCAGCCTGCTAGCACCCTTCCTGTCAGGCGCGGCACAGAAGACCTATCAGGATCTGACGGCTGAACAGGCGACGCACTATGAGGGGCTGAAAAAGGAGATCCTGCGCCGGTATGGTTACACACTGATCGGCCGGGCGCAACGGTTCCATGATTGGACGTATGATGCCACAGCGTCCCCCCgatcacaaatgcatgatctGATTAGGCTGACCAAGAGCTGGCTAACGGCGGAACCACTGACGACCACGCCCCTCGAGAAAGTGGTCATAGATAAATTTCTACGCTCTCTCCCATTTGAAGCTAAGAAGTTGGCAAGCCAAGCTAACCCACAGAGCGCGGATCAGCTGGTGGAACTGGTGGAAGGTCAACAGGTGGCTTTGGAGGTCCTGCGCAGCGGACGACCACTGAAGGCGGAACCCTCCACTCGCCCGAAAGAGCGGAAAAGGACGGAGGACCAGGCCTGGACCACGACCAGGGATGGAGGGACCCCGATGGTCAGCTCCCCGAGACGACGCCCCTTCCTGAACACAGACGGCAGGAAGTGCTACGGGTGTGGTGAGCCGGGACACATCGCCTGGAGCTGTCCAAACCGTGATGTCCAGATGCCTTCGGCCTCAGCCAGTGAGGTAGCCACCGGGCGTCCCTGCGGGTTGCTGATGACATGCTGGGCGGAGGAAAGTAGTCCTACCCCTGTTACCCCGGTAAGGGCCAATGGAAAGGACACCACAGCACTTTTGGACTCCGGGAGTATGGTGACCCTGATCCGCCCCGACTACGCCCAGTCCCCGAACCTGACTGACACCGTGGCCATCACATGTATACACGGTGAAACTAAGAACTACCCTACCACACTCCTCCACCTACAGACCACAAAGGGACAACACACGGGACCAGCGGGAGTCGTCCCAAACCTACCGGTGCCGGTCCTTATCGGGAGAGATTCCCCGATGTTCCGTCCACTGTGGGCCAGTATGTCCGGAGACGTGGGGAGACGAGGGAACCAAAAGGGAGGAGGAAGCCGGAGAGGCGGGAGGGACACCAGAAGGGGTGATAGCCAGATGTGTGGATTCCAGGAAGTGGACCCCCAGGCGTCAACAGAACCCCTCTCTGAGGACGACGCAGGTGATGCAAGACTGGAGGAAGGTGAGGAGAGTCTGGACAGCATATTCCCAATGGATCACGAGGTGGCGCCAGAGCCCGCCTCTCTAATGGGCCGGTTTGGGACGGCCCAGTTGGAGGATTCCAACCTGGCCAGCGCTCTCCAGCAGGTGACAGTGGTGGATGGAAAGCCTATCGAGGGGGTAAGTCAGATTACGTACCCTCATTTTTCGATAAAGAAGAAATTGTTGTATCAGGTGGTGAAGAAAAACGACGAATGTTTGGAATTGTTGTTGGTGCCCCGACCCTTCGTACAAACTGTCCTGCAGTTGGCGCACTCCCACCTTCTTGGGGCCCACCTAGGGGTGGAGAAGACCCTAGACCGGATCAAGGCACGATTTTACTGGCCTGGTGCGAAGAGGGCAGTGGAAGATTACTGCCGCAGTTGCCCGGAGTGCCAACAGGTGGCTCCAAAACCACACTTTCGTAGCCCCTTAATTCCCCTACCCATCCTTTCAGTCCCTTTCAGCAGGATCGCAATGGACCTGATAGGACCTCTACCCAAGAGCAGCCGAGGTCACCAATACATACTGGTGATTTTGGATTATGCCACCAGGTACCCAGAAGCCATCCCCCTGCGCACCATGGCTACCAAGGGAATCGCACGGGAGCTAGTCATGCTGTTCTCCCGAGTCGGCATCCCCGACGAGATATTAACCGACCAGGGAACCCCGTTCATGTCGCGAATCATGAAGGATCTCTGCAAGCTAATGAAAATAACCCAGTTGCGCACCTCAGTGTACCACCCGCAGACCGATGGATTGGTGGAAAGATTCAATCGAACCCTAAAACAGATGCTAAAGAAGGTGATGGAGGCGGACGGGAGGAATTGGGACCAGCTACTACCCTACCTGATGTTCTCGATCCGAGAAGTGCCCCAAGCTTCAACAAGTTTCTCTCCCTTTGAACTCCTGTACGGGAGACGACCCCGAGGACTACTGGACGTGGCTAAAGAAGCCTGGGAACAGCAACCGTCGCCCCATCGAACCATGGTGGAACACGTGGAAGACATG AGAGACCAAGCCTGTGGAGGTGCCACTGGGGGAGCAGCTGAGCCAAGCACAGAAGCAAGAGCTGAGGGAGTTGGTCGGCCAGAACCAGGATGTGTTCTCCAGTGA